The genomic interval CGTAGACCCGGCTCCACCTCCAGTACACATTGAGCCTTCCGTAAGACTTCGGCACCAGGTCGATGGCCATTCCCCAGGCGTGGTGACTTCGGGTGGGTGACCCGGCGATTCCCCTGTCGATGAACGAATAGGTGATGTCCATCTCATCGATCCAGGTGCGCACGGAGCGGTCGCCGCTCGCGACTTCCAGAATGTCCTTTTCAACGGCCGCGAGTGGGTCGATCAGAAGGTTGTTCACGAACATTCGGTGATCGAGGAAGGTGGTCGACCCGCCGTGGCTCCGGATCTGGTGGTCCGTTCGTCCCCAGAGGCTTTCCAGCAAATCGGTGCAGTAGGTCGGATTCTCCTCGGGAAGAGGAGGTGGCTCCTCGAGAGGATCCAGGGAGTACCGGTAGAAGAGTGGGTCGCAGTCCTCTCCGCGGTCCAGGCGACCTTCCTCCAGCATCCGACCACCCTGGAAGTGGATGGGTCGGCTGCCGAGCGCGAAAACGACGTCCTCGTCACTGTACGTCACCGAGTCGATGAGCGCGCCGTAGGCCTCAACAAAGGCACGGACCCTCGGGTCGTTCCGGAGGTCATTTTCGTCCACCGGAGCCCTGATCTCCAAGGGAATCGACACTGGAACCGACACCGGAATCGACCACAGTGCCCAAGAGGCGCCGACTGTGCCCACGATTCCAAGGGGGAGTAGCGCC from Gemmatimonadota bacterium carries:
- a CDS encoding M15 family metallopeptidase, producing MSAIWKGAGIAATNLVRKALLPLGIVGTVGASWALWSIPVSVPVSIPLEIRAPVDENDLRNDPRVRAFVEAYGALIDSVTYSDEDVVFALGSRPIHFQGGRMLEEGRLDRGEDCDPLFYRYSLDPLEEPPPLPEENPTYCTDLLESLWGRTDHQIRSHGGSTTFLDHRMFVNNLLIDPLAAVEKDILEVASGDRSVRTWIDEMDITYSFIDRGIAGSPTRSHHAWGMAIDLVPKSYGRLNVYWRWSRVYDREGWHRIPLERRWSPPQTVIEIFEKHGFIWGGKWTHFDNIHFEYRPEILLYNRLISGGGQ